A DNA window from Setaria viridis chromosome 2, Setaria_viridis_v4.0, whole genome shotgun sequence contains the following coding sequences:
- the LOC117843701 gene encoding ribosomal RNA small subunit methyltransferase, mitochondrial, with protein sequence MKRAVSALWARRAVRQASFYTTSSSPEAGAAAAASEAWDGRFRLHKPRGQHLLTNPRVLDAIARRAAISPGDAVLEVGPGTGNLTARLLASPASRVAAVEIDPRMVEAVTARAAALGLADKLTVIAGDAVEVEFPEFDVCVANIPYSISSPLIAKLLFGTYRFRTATLLLQKEFARRLAATPGDGEYNRLAANVRLVADVRLLMDVSKRDFVPMPRVDSSLVEIRPRAATPGVDLGEWLAFTRACFGQKNKTLGAIFKQKRMVMELFGRSRRAEERDGGAGGISLGALDDDTDEDGYGKDDDGGSRVAAGCSEEEVAAFKESIAGALESAELASKRPSKLSNDELLRLLLLFNERGVRFR encoded by the exons ATGAAGCGAGCCGTCTCCGCTCTATGGGCCCGGCGCGCCGTCCGCCAAGCCTCCTTctacaccacctcctcctcgcctgaggcgggggcggcggcggcggcgtcggaggcgtGGGACGGGCGGTTCCGTCTCCACAAGCCGCGCGGGCAGCACCTGCTCACCAACCCGCGCGTCCTCGACGCcatcgcccgccgcgccgcgatCAGCCCGGGCGACGCCGTCCTCGAGGTCGGCCCCGGCACGGGGAACCTCACCGcgcgcctcctcgcctcccccgcGTCGCGTGTCGCCGCCGTCGAGATCGACCCGCGCATGGTCGAGGCCGtcaccgcccgcgccgccgccctcggcctCGCGGACAAGCTCACG GTGATCGCGGGCGACGCCGTGGAAGTGGAGTTCCCGGAGTTCGACGTCTGCGTGGCCAACATCCCCTACAGCATCTCCTCGCCGCTGATCGCCAAGCTGCTGTTCGGCACCTACCGGTTCCGGACGGCGACGTTGCTGCTGCAGAAGGAGTTCGCGCGGCGGCTTGCGGCCACGCCGGGCGACGGGGAGTACAACCGCCTGGCCGCCAACGTGCGCCTCGTCGCCGACGTGAGGCTGCTCATGGACGTAAGCAAGAGGGACTTCGTGCCCATGCCCCGGGTGGACTCCTCCCTCGTCGAGATCCGGCCGAGGGCCGCCACGCCCGGCGTCGACCTCGGCGAGTGGCTGGCGTTCACGCGCGCGTGCTTCGGGCAGAAGAACAAGACCCTCGGCGCCATCTTCAAGCAGAAGAGGATGGTCATGGAGCTGTTCGGCCGGTCGCGGAGAGCGGAGGAACGCGACGGCGGTGCCGGTGGCATCAGCCTCGGCGCGCTTGACGACGACACTGATGAGGATGGTTATGGAAAAGACGACGATGGCGGCAGCAGAGTGGCGGCCGGTTGCAGCGAGGAAGAGGTCGCGGCGTTCAAGGAGAGCATTGCCGGAGCGTTGGAGTCTGCGGAGCTCGCCAGCAAGAGGCCGTCGAAGCTGTCGAACGACGAGCTGCTGCGGTTGCTCCTGCTGTTCAACGAGCGTGGGGTGCGGTTCCGGTAG
- the LOC117843702 gene encoding uncharacterized protein, whose translation MALLPQILHSPHPRLAAAASPSRAFPRAPRLHASASRRGSDRGRLATAAGASGSGPGPSSPEPYPPESDDGLVELPLFPLPLVLFPDATHALHIFELRYRIMMHTVLQTDLRFGVVFAGSGGSAAEVGCVGEVVKHERLADDRFFLICKGQQRFRVARVVRTKPYLVAAVQWLEDRPPAEAPAPAEDAEALAADVEALMRDVIRIANRLNGKPEKEVGDLRRGLFPTPFSFYVGNTFEGAPREQQALLELEDTAARLRRERDTLRNTLNYLTAASAVKDAFPSSPSSG comes from the coding sequence ATGGCTCTCCTCCCCCAAATCCTCCACTCCCCTCacccccgcctcgccgccgccgcctccccctcccgcgCATTCCCTCGAGCGCCCCGCCTCCatgcctccgcctcccgccggggctccgaccgcggccgcctcgccacggcggcgggcgcgtcCGGGTCCGGGCCCGggccgtcgtcgccggagcCGTACCCCCCTGAGTCCGACGACGGGCTGGTGGAGCTCCCGCTGTTCCCGCTCCCGCTCGTGCTCTTCCCGGACGCCACCCACGCGCTGCACATCTTCGAGCTCCGCTACCGCATCATGATGCACACGGTGCTGCAGACCGACCTCCGCTTCGGGGTCGTCTTCGCGGGCTCCGGCGGATCCGCCGCCGAGGTGGGGTGCGTCGGCGAGGTCGTCAAGCACGAGCGCCTCGCCGACGACCGCTTCTTCCTCATCTGCAAGGGCCAGCAGCGGTTCCGCGTCGCCCGCGTCGTGCGCACCAAGccctacctcgtcgccgccgtgcaGTGGCTCGAGGACCGCCCGCCCGCCGAGGCCCCGGCACCCGCGGAGGATGCCgaggcgctcgccgccgacgtcgaggCCCTCATGCGGGACGTCATACGAATCGCCAACCGACTCAACGGCAAGCCCGAGAAGGAGGTGGGCGACCTGCGCAGGGGCCTCTTCCCCACGCCCTTCTCCTTCTACGTCGGCAACACCTTCGAGGGCGCGCCCCGGGAGCAGCAGGCGCTGCTCGAGCTCGAGGACACCGCCGCAAGGCTGCGCAGGGAGCGGGACACGCTGCGCAACACCCTCAACTacctcaccgccgcctccgccgtcaaGGACGCGTTcccatcctcgccgtcgtcggggTGA
- the LOC117843700 gene encoding probable 5'-adenylylsulfate reductase 1, chloroplastic has protein sequence MASATASISSHPAALRDVKAARIGAVRQQVAVAPSAAARGQRARAVRPLRAAEQGRQPVSASAASAAPVAPVADEAAAPAAVDYEALARELEGASPLQVMDRALAMFGSEIAIAFSGAEDVALIEYAKLTGRPFRVFSLDTGRLNPETYQFFDKVEKHYGIRIEYMFPDAGEVQELVRTKGLFSFYEDGHQECCRVRKVRPLRRALKGLRAWITGQRKDQSPGTRASIPVVQVDPSFEGQDGGAGSLIKWNPVANVDGKDIWTFLRTMDVPVNTLHAQGYVSIGCEPCTRPVLPGQHEREGRWWWEDAKAKECGLHKGNIEKDGQAAPKSANGNGSAGAPDIFESPAVVSLTRTGIENLLGLENRAEPWLVVLYAPWCPFCQAMEASYVELAEKLADSGVKVARFRADGEQKPFAQAELQLQSFPTVLLFPSRTARPIKYPSEKRDVDSLLAFVNSLR, from the exons ATGGcttccgccaccgcctccatcTCGTCGCACCCCGCCGCGCTCCGCGACGTCAAAG CCGCGAGGATTGGCGCCGTGAGGCAGCAGGTGGCCGTGGCCccgtcagcggcggcgcggggccagCGCGCTCGGGCGGTGCGCCCGCTGCGCGCGGCGGAGCAGGGGAGGCAGCCGGTGTCGGcctccgcggcgtcggcggcgccggtggcgcccgtggccgacgaggccgcggcccccgccgcggtgGACTACGAGGCCCTGGCGCGTGAGCTGGAGGGCGCGTCGCCGCTGCAGGTCATGGATCGGGCGCTGGCCATGTTCGGATCCGAGATCGCCATCGCGTTCAG TGGCGCGGAGGACGTGGCGCTGATCGAGTACGCGAAGCTGACGGGGCGCCCCTTCCGGGTGTTCAGCCTGGACACGGGCCGCCTGAACCCGGAGACCTACCAGTTCTTCGACAAGGTGGAGAAGCACTACGGCATCCGCATCGAGTACATGTTCCCGGACGCCGGCGAGGTGCAGGAGCTGGTGCGGACCAAgggcctcttctccttctacgAGGACGGCCACCAGGAGTGCTGCCGGGTGCGCAAGGTGCGGCCGCTGCGCAGGGCCCTCAAGGGCCTCAGGGCCTGGATCACCGGCCAGAGGAAGGACCAGTCCCCCGGCACCAGGGCAAGCATCCCCGTCGTTCAG GTTGATCCTTCATTTGAAGGCCAGGATGGCGGAGCTGGTAGCTTGATCAAGTGGAACCCCGTGGCCAACGTCGACGGCAAGGACATCTGGACATTCCTGAGGACCATGGACGTCCCTGTCAACACCCTGCACGCTCAA GGTTACGTGTCAATTGGTTGCGAGCCGTGCACCAGGCCGGTCCTGCCGGGGCAGCACGAGCGTgaaggccggtggtggtgggaggACGCCAAGGCCAAGGAGTGCGGCCTTCACAAGGGCAACATCGAAAAGGACGGGCAGGCGGCGCCCAAGTCCGCCAACGGCAACGGCTCGGCGGGCGCCCCGGACATCTTCGAGAGCCCCGCCGTGGTGTCCCTGACCCGGACCGGGATCGAGAACCTGCTGGGCCTGGAGAACCGCGCGGAGCCGTGGCTCGTGGTGCTGTACGCGCCGTGGTGCCCCTTCTGCCAGGCCATGGAGGCCTCCTACGTGGAGCTGGCGGAGAAGCTGGCGGATTCCGGTGTGAAGGTGGCCAGGTTCCGCGCCGACGGCGAGCAGAAGCCGTTCGCGCAGGCggagctgcagctgcagagCTTCCCCACCGTGCTCCTGTTCCCGAGCCGCACCGCCAGGCCCATCAAGTACCCGTCCGAGAAGAGGGACGTCGACTCGCTCCTCGCCTTCGTCAACAGCCTCCGGTGA